The Saccharomyces mikatae IFO 1815 strain IFO1815 genome assembly, chromosome: 15 DNA window TGCAATGTATGCTATGGAGGCGGTGCTGTCCAATGAGCTTTacaatttgaaattggaTTGTAGCAACACAATTGTTCCAAGAGGTGCCACCTACGAGAATGTTTCATTCTCCCATAAAGCCTGTGCTTGGCAAGGGGCCACTTTAGGTAATGATTACGTTAGAGGTCGTGATTACCTGAGCCAAGGTTTATCTTACTCATATAATCATGTGTGGAGAAACTTTGGGATTATCATTGGATTTCTAGTATTCTTTATTGCTTGCACTCTTTTTGCATCTCAATACATTAAGCCTTATTTCAATAGGGATGAAATAGAGCGCAATAACAGTGGTTTTTCAAGGTGGTTGccatttttcaacaaaaagaGGGGCGTCAAGTCCTCAAGAATTGATAGCAGATATGAAGGAATTCCAAAATCGCACTCcgtttcatcttcttcgtctAGTCTGTCAGCTGTTCCATACCAGGTATCGCCAACAAATAAGGAAATGACTTTAAGCGATTACCATGAAGAACCAATTAGGGAAACCGTAGAAACTCAAAAACATGTCATTTCCTGGAGAAATATCAACTACACAGTCGGTGACAAGAAATTGATTAATAATACATCAGGTTTCATCAGTTCTGGTTTGACAGCCCTAATGGGTGAATCTGGTGCAGGTAAAACAACCTTGTTGAATGTCCTATCACAAAGGGTCGAGACAGGTGTTGTTAGTGGTGAGATTTTAATTGATGGTCATCCAATGACAGATGAAGACGCGTTTAAGAGAAGTATAGGTTTTGTTCAACAACAGGATTTGCATTTGGACTTATTGTCCGTGAAGGAATCTTTAGAAATTTCATGCCTTTTGAGAGGTGATGGGGACAAAGCATATTTAGACACTGTTTCAAAGTTACTGAAATTACCACCGGACACTTTGGTTGCCGATTTAAATCCGactcaaaagaaacttttatCCATCGGTGTTGAACTTGTTACTAAGCCTTCACTTTTACTATTTCTGGATGAACCAACATCCGGGCTGGACGCCGAGGCTGCATCAACAATTGTCAAGTTTTTAAAACAACTTTCTTTGCAAGGTCAAGCTATTTTTTGTACTATTCATCAGCCTAGTAAGAGTGTCATTAGTcattttgataatatcttCCTATTAAAAAGAGGAGGGGAATGTGTCTTCTTTGGACCAATGGACGATGCTTGCGGTTATTTCATGTCCCACGACAACACACTGGTTTACGATAAAGAACATGATAATCCTGCAGATTTCGTCATTGATGCAGTAGGAAGTAGTAATTCATCggttgaaaaagatgaaatggAGGAAGGTTTTGCgttgaacaagaaaactatAGATTGGAGTGCATTATGGGAATCATCTGCGGAGAAGGAACTGgttgaaaaggaaacaatTAGATTGGAAGATGATGCGCGCGCCTCAGGTGTTGACTATACAACCTCACTATGGAAACAGCCTTCCTACTTACAACAGTTAGCTCTTATTACAAGAAGACAATATATTTGTACGAAAAGAGATATGACTTATGTCATGGCTAAGTATTGTTTGAATGGTGGAGCTGGTTTATTCATAGGTTTCTCATTCTGGAATATTAAGCATAATATTATCGGCATGCAGAATAgtatcttcttctgtttcatGGCTCTATGTGTTTCATCTCCATTGATTAATCAAATCCAAGATAAAGCACTGAAAACGAAAGAAGTTTATGTCGCCAGAGAGGCAAGATCGAACACTTATCATTGGACCGTTCTTCTACTATCTCAGTCGATTATTGAATTACCATTGGCACTTACAAGCTCTACGCTGTTTTTCGTTTGTGCTTTCTTTTGCTGTGGATTTAACAACGCCGGTTGGAGTGCCggtgttttctttttaaacTACATGCTTTTTGCCGGTTATTATGCAACTCTCGGTTTATGGCTAATTTACACTGCTCCTAATTTACAAACGGCTGCTGTTTTCGTCGCGTTTATTTACAGTTTTACAGCATCATTCTGTGGTGTTATGCAACCTTATTCGTTATTCCCAACTTTTTGGAAGTTCATGTACAGAATCTCACCATACACATATTTTGTGGAATCGTTCGTTAGTATTTTATTACACAACTGGGAAATCAAATGTGATATGGGTGAGATGGTCCCTGGACAACCTCTCGATGGGCAAACTTGCGGCCAATTTATGGAGGCTtacattgaagaatttggaGGTTATCTGTTTAATAAGAACACTTTTACTGTCTGCGCATACTGTACATACACTGTTGGTGATGATTTCTTagcaaatgaaaatatGAGCTATGATCATGTTTGGAGGAACTTTGGTATCGAGTGGGCTTATATTGgttttaatttctttgcCATGTTTGCTGGCTACTACTTAACTTATGTGGCAAGAATATGGCCgaaagttttcaaatttattgtTAAAATGATTCCCCATAAAGGGAAGAAATCTGTACAAAACTAACATCATTATAAACAGTAtattttagttttttttctacttAATAGTAATTTTAATATCTTTATTTCCGacatttttattaataCCGTTTTTTTGTAAGGTGATCAATGAGTAGGTTAAGTAACAGAACGAGTCATTAGTATCATAAAAAGATGCTCTTCAATGCTGTTTATTCCAACAGAATAAATTAGAAGTTGGAAGGTCCAAAAAATGCTTCCAATCGGAGTTGAACCGATGATCTCCACATTACTAGTGTGGCGCCTTACCAACTTGGCCATAGAAGCAACAAATGAATGAAAACTTGTCATTGcggaaaaaatataaccCGAAACAACTACTGGTAATTTATGGTATAACAGAGACATAATGGACATAtgatattgttgataattagttgtttagtaagttgtaaaaattaagaataagtcgttccttcttaatcatatataagagaggtgagataatagtggagtttgatgtaattgttgggattccattgttgacaaaggcaataatattaggtatgtagatatactagaagttctcctcgaggatataggaatccaataactggaactcgtaattctacataattttgtatatgcttttattgtcattttatattttgtcagtcattatcctattacattatcaattctTGCATTTTAGCTTCTCATAgcttatgtcatcttctaacaccgtatatgataatgtactagtagtatgactactagttgatagacgatagttgattttcattccaacaatatgTTATCATTCTTTATCCTATCTCATTAGCAATCCCTATGTTTGTACTTCGATTAACTCCTGCTGGTGAGGTAAATATTCCCATACGGGCCCTTACGAATGATATTCAACAGAAAAACCGAgtaaaataagaagaaaaataccGTCACCAATCGTGGGTTATTAACGGAAATCCAAGGGAAAATTTATGGCGCTTAAAGTAAACTGCTTCTATACTTTATAATATCCTATACTGCGCGCATTTACTGACGCAGCCAGATCCGGCTGAAAAAGTCCTTCCTAAGACCTACCTAACTTGATAATATGGAAAATAGGCCACTCTATCATTACTGTCACATAGATGTTACTGTGGCTCACCAAATGCCGTACATTATCACTTCATTTATAAAAGTTGTGTTGGGGCAACAGTAATGCAAACCATTTGATGAAGGGAGAGCAAGCGGCAATAGAATTGAAGTATGTTAACCAATATATTTTCATGGCAtaatatgaagaaaaagaaacgaacAACCGCGATAGTAGTACAGATTCCATAATCGTGTACGGATAAGATGTTTAATTTGTCAGTGAGATACGTTACAAAGTCAGTCCTAACATATCgttttgtttcttagcaccaaaacgaaaacaaataaagtaataaacaaaagaatcaaCGTATAGTAGGCCTCATATCTGAATTCTACAGGGTTTGTCGTTTTATTGTCCAGTTGTAGCTTTATTTTCTATCTTCTGACTTTCTCCAAGCACTCGTTCCAAGTAGAAGATCTTTCGTTTTGATATAGTAAacgacttttttttctcttgtttttcATGCCAGTataagaaaagtaaaaaaaaaaataacagaGAAGACagtaacaaaaaatatcaattgGAGAATTGAGATGAAAGTACATTTTTCTGATAATGGTAACATCATCGATAACTGAAGAACACACTATAGCAGTAAACTTGACTAGCGATGTGAAGAAGGCTTCGAAAACGTTGTTCAAggcatttgaaaaatcatatGCCAATGACTActtaatgaaaaagttcttcCATATCCCAATTAcagaaaaagtttcaagagaaagaa harbors:
- the AUS1 gene encoding ATP-binding cassette sterol transporter AUS1 (similar to Saccharomyces cerevisiae PDR11 (YIL013C) and AUS1 (YOR011W); ancestral locus Anc_7.123a); this encodes MSISKYFTPVANGSLTFNGANIQFGFDAESDSRRNYDAEDGSQPPLNQLNDVTFQAEAGEMVLVLGYPTSTLFKTLFHGKTSLSYSPPGSIKFKNNEFKAFSNKCPHQIIYNNEQDVHFPFLTVEQTIDFALSCKFDIPIGERDQIRNELLREFGLSHVLKTIVGNDFFRGVSGGERKRISIIETFIANGSVYLWDNSTKGLDSATALDFLGILRKMAKATRSVNLVRISQASDKIVDKFDKILLLSDSYQLFYGTVDECLTYFHDTLGIEKDPNDCIIEYLTSILNFQFKNKSLGNLSNSSATSVLKNATEEVTKYTYNSDLDLYDQWKRSSYYRNLKQQIQESSIDESIKDVDPSDISPIFNIPLKKQLLFCTKRAFQRSLGDKAYMSAQFISVVIQSLVIGSLFYEIPLTTIGSYSRGSLTFFSILFFTFLSLADMPIAFQRQPVVKKQSQLHFYNNWIETLSTTVFDYCFKLCLVIVFSIILYFLAHLQYKAARFFIFLLFLSFYNFCMVSLFALTTLVAPTISIANLFAGILLLAIAMYASYVIYLNNMHPWFVWIAYLNPAMYAMEAVLSNELYNLKLDCSNTIVPRGATYENVSFSHKACAWQGATLGNDYVRGRDYLSQGLSYSYNHVWRNFGIIIGFLVFFIACTLFASQYIKPYFNRDEIERNNSGFSRWLPFFNKKRGVKSSRIDSRYEGIPKSHSVSSSSSSLSAVPYQVSPTNKEMTLSDYHEEPIRETVETQKHVISWRNINYTVGDKKLINNTSGFISSGLTALMGESGAGKTTLLNVLSQRVETGVVSGEILIDGHPMTDEDAFKRSIGFVQQQDLHLDLLSVKESLEISCLLRGDGDKAYLDTVSKLLKLPPDTLVADLNPTQKKLLSIGVELVTKPSLLLFLDEPTSGLDAEAASTIVKFLKQLSLQGQAIFCTIHQPSKSVISHFDNIFLLKRGGECVFFGPMDDACGYFMSHDNTLVYDKEHDNPADFVIDAVGSSNSSVEKDEMEEGFALNKKTIDWSALWESSAEKELVEKETIRLEDDARASGVDYTTSLWKQPSYLQQLALITRRQYICTKRDMTYVMAKYCLNGGAGLFIGFSFWNIKHNIIGMQNSIFFCFMALCVSSPLINQIQDKALKTKEVYVAREARSNTYHWTVLLLSQSIIELPLALTSSTLFFVCAFFCCGFNNAGWSAGVFFLNYMLFAGYYATLGLWLIYTAPNLQTAAVFVAFIYSFTASFCGVMQPYSLFPTFWKFMYRISPYTYFVESFVSILLHNWEIKCDMGEMVPGQPLDGQTCGQFMEAYIEEFGGYLFNKNTFTVCAYCTYTVGDDFLANENMSYDHVWRNFGIEWAYIGFNFFAMFAGYYLTYVARIWPKVFKFIVKMIPHKGKKSVQN